One window of the Labilibaculum sp. genome contains the following:
- the nadB gene encoding L-aspartate oxidase gives MLHKQFDYLVIGSGLAGLYSAYYASRFGKVAILTKSKIDVSNSYYAQGGIAAVTDPEDFPQYHLEDTLTAGRGLCDLIPVEILVNEGPDRIQDIIDLGMQFDKENGKLALGLEGGHHRRRILHAGGDSTGKEMTLFLIKQVVNNPNIEIFENHMVFELLVENKICAGAKSYNITNNTNLLIEAKNTILASGGASAVYQRTTNPHTTVGDGINLAYKAGATVADMEFIQFHPSSFYSKEGYTFLISEAVRGEGAHLINSKGERFMSAIHPLAELAPRDIVARSIFNQMKQSQSNHVILSLKHLDGEKIKNRFPSINKNCESSGVDMTQEIPIAPAAHYMVGGIKTGIHAETNISRLYACGEIASSGVMGANRLASNSLLECLVFGKRAIDHARKTSLVKDSFPLNQTRMHVNTKLEQSFLNHSNEIANEMNLKAGIVRNQKELTEVISLLESIENSFPFENYEYYSVRLQNIIRVCKLLSTAALSRQESRGGHFREDFPKEKSRFLTHSIQQINKEIYFVPVDRRSQD, from the coding sequence ATGCTACACAAACAGTTCGATTATTTAGTAATCGGAAGTGGACTGGCTGGTTTATATTCAGCCTACTATGCTTCCCGCTTTGGGAAAGTTGCCATTTTAACAAAATCGAAGATTGATGTTAGCAATTCTTACTACGCACAAGGAGGCATTGCTGCTGTTACCGATCCTGAAGATTTTCCTCAATATCATTTAGAAGATACTTTAACCGCAGGTCGTGGTTTGTGTGACCTTATTCCTGTGGAAATTCTCGTTAACGAGGGGCCGGATCGTATTCAGGATATAATCGATTTGGGCATGCAATTCGATAAAGAGAACGGCAAACTGGCTTTGGGACTTGAAGGAGGGCATCACCGAAGGCGGATTCTTCATGCCGGTGGTGATTCAACAGGAAAAGAAATGACTCTTTTTTTGATTAAACAGGTAGTGAATAATCCCAATATAGAAATATTTGAAAACCATATGGTTTTTGAATTGCTTGTTGAAAATAAAATTTGTGCCGGAGCAAAAAGCTACAATATCACCAACAATACCAATCTCCTAATTGAAGCTAAGAATACAATTCTTGCTTCGGGCGGAGCTTCTGCTGTCTATCAAAGAACAACAAACCCGCACACTACAGTTGGCGATGGAATCAACCTGGCTTATAAGGCCGGTGCTACAGTAGCGGATATGGAATTCATTCAGTTTCATCCCAGTTCGTTTTATTCTAAGGAAGGATATACATTTCTGATTAGCGAAGCTGTTCGTGGTGAAGGTGCTCATCTTATAAATTCAAAAGGAGAACGGTTTATGTCGGCAATTCATCCTTTGGCCGAATTAGCTCCCCGAGATATCGTTGCCCGGTCCATTTTCAATCAGATGAAACAAAGTCAAAGCAATCATGTGATTCTTAGCCTTAAACATCTTGATGGAGAGAAAATAAAAAATCGGTTCCCGTCTATTAATAAAAATTGCGAATCTTCAGGCGTTGATATGACTCAGGAAATTCCAATTGCTCCTGCGGCGCATTATATGGTTGGAGGAATTAAAACCGGAATACACGCTGAAACCAATATATCGCGACTGTATGCCTGTGGGGAAATAGCTTCATCAGGAGTTATGGGCGCCAACAGACTTGCTTCAAACTCATTGCTTGAGTGTTTGGTTTTTGGTAAGAGAGCTATCGATCATGCCAGAAAAACTTCTTTGGTTAAAGATTCTTTTCCGTTGAATCAAACCCGGATGCATGTCAATACAAAACTCGAACAATCATTTCTAAATCACAGCAATGAAATTGCAAATGAGATGAATTTGAAGGCTGGAATCGTGCGAAACCAAAAAGAATTGACAGAAGTTATTTCACTTTTAGAATCGATCGAAAATAGTTTCCCTTTCGAAAATTATGAATATTACAGCGTTCGTTTGCAAAATATTATTCGGGTATGTAAATTACTCTCAACGGCTGCTTTATCCAGACAAGAGAGTCGCGGTGGCCATTTCAGAGAAGATTTCCCGAAAGAAAAATCAAGATTCCTTACTCACTCAATTCAACAAATCAATAAAGAAATTTATTTTGTTCCTGTAGATCGCCGATCTCAAGATTAA
- the nadC gene encoding carboxylating nicotinate-nucleotide diphosphorylase, with the protein MKESGFNVQEIELIINHAFQEDIGSGDITTNNIVPENTLATASMTAKADGIIAGLDIAEMVFRKLDANLKWNPQFKDGERVSKGDVILEINGTFRALLTGERLALNLLQRMSGIATETAKYVAETKGTKVKILDTRKTVPGLRTFDKYAVKMGGGTNHRIGLYDMVMIKDNHIKVAGSIASAVEQVRKAIPSDIKVEVETTNLDEVKEAVTAGADIIMLDNMSNELMKEAVDFIDGRALVEASGNMNLSRIAGVAKTGVDFISIGALTHSVTALDISQNIVL; encoded by the coding sequence ATGAAAGAATCAGGATTTAATGTTCAGGAAATTGAACTCATCATTAATCATGCTTTTCAAGAAGACATAGGAAGTGGTGATATTACCACAAATAATATAGTACCCGAGAATACTTTAGCCACAGCAAGTATGACTGCTAAAGCTGATGGGATAATAGCAGGTTTGGATATTGCCGAAATGGTATTTCGAAAGTTGGATGCAAATCTAAAATGGAATCCTCAATTTAAAGATGGTGAGCGGGTATCAAAAGGTGATGTTATTCTGGAAATAAATGGAACATTCAGGGCTCTTTTAACCGGTGAAAGACTAGCCTTGAATTTACTGCAAAGAATGTCGGGAATTGCTACCGAAACAGCTAAATACGTTGCCGAGACAAAAGGCACAAAGGTGAAGATATTGGATACCAGAAAAACAGTTCCCGGGCTACGGACATTTGATAAATATGCAGTTAAAATGGGCGGAGGAACCAATCATCGCATTGGTTTATATGATATGGTAATGATTAAAGACAATCACATTAAGGTTGCCGGCAGCATTGCCTCCGCTGTTGAACAGGTTCGCAAAGCCATTCCTTCGGATATTAAAGTGGAGGTAGAAACAACAAACTTAGATGAAGTTAAAGAAGCTGTTACTGCAGGCGCAGATATCATCATGCTCGATAATATGAGTAATGAATTAATGAAAGAAGCTGTTGACTTTATTGATGGCAGAGCTTTGGTTGAAGCATCGGGAAATATGAATTTAAGCAGGATTGCCGGAGTTGCTAAAACCGGTGTTGACTTTATTTCAATTGGTGCTCTTACCCATTCTGTAACTGCATTAGATATCAGTCAAAACATTGTTCTTTAA